A single genomic interval of Anolis carolinensis isolate JA03-04 chromosome X, rAnoCar3.1.pri, whole genome shotgun sequence harbors:
- the ptpn11 gene encoding tyrosine-protein phosphatase non-receptor type 11 isoform X2 yields MTSRRWFHPNITGVEAENLLLTRGVDGSFLARPSKSNPGDFTLSVRRNGAVTHIKIQNTGDYYDLYGGEKFATLAELVQYYMEHHGQLKEKNGDVIELKYPLNCADPTSERWFHGHLSGKEAEKLLTEKGKHGSFLVRESQSHPGDFVLSVRTGDDKGESNDGKSKVTHVMIRCQDMKYDVGGGEKFDSLTDLVEHYKKNPMVETLGTVLQLKQPLNTTRINAAEIESRVRELSKLAETTDKVKQGFWEEFETLQQQECKLLYSRKEGQRQENKNKNRYKNILPFDHTRVVLHDGDPNEPVSDYINANIIMPEFETKCNNTKPKKSYIATQGCLQNTVNDFWRMVFQENSRVIVMTTKEVERGKSKCVKYWPDEHALKEYGVMRVRNVKESAAHDYTLRELKLSKVGQGNTERTVWQYHFRTWPDHGVPSDPGGVLDFLEEVHHKQEGIADAGPVVVHCSAGIGRTGTFIVIDILIDIIREKGVDCDIDVPKTIQMVRSQRSGMVQTEAQYRFIYMAVQHYIETLQRRIEEEQKSKRKGHEYTNIKYSLADQAGGDQSPLPPCTPTPTCPEMREDNAMRVYENVGLMQQQKSFR; encoded by the exons ATGACCTCCCGGAG GTGGTTCCACCCCAACATCACTGGTGTGGAAGCCGAGAACCTGCTCCTCACCCGAGGCGTGGATGGCAGCTTCCTGGCCCGACCCAGCAAAAGCAACCCGGGCGACTTCACCCTCTCGGTCCG GCGCAATGGGGCGGTCACCCACATCAAGATCCAAAACACGGGCGACTACTATGACCTCTACGGTGGAGAGAAGTTTGCCACCTTGGCCGAGCTGGTCCAATACTACATGGAACACCACGGGCAGCTCAAGGAGAAGAATGGCGATGTGATTGAGCTCAAGTACCCGCTCAACTGTGCCGACCCCACATCGGAAAG GTGGTTCCATGGTCATCTGTCTGGGAAAGAAGCCGAGAAGCTGTTGACGGAAAAAGGAAAACACGGTAGCTTTCTGGTCCGCGAGAGCCAGAGCCACCCTGGAGACTTTGTCCTGTCGGTCCGGACGGGAGATGACAAAGGGGAGAGCAACGACGGGAAGTCCAAAGTGACCCACGTCATGATCCGATGCCAG GATATGAAGTATGACGTTGGCGGCGGGGAGAAGTTTGACTCCTTGACCGACCTGGTTGAACATTACAAGAAGAACCCCATGGTGGAAACCCTGGGCACCGTCCTTCAGCTGAAGCAG CCCCTCAACACCACGCGCATTAATGCAGCGGAGATCGAGAGCCGGGTCCGGGAGCTGAGCAAGCTGGCGGAGACCACCGACAAAGTGAAGCAGGGCTTTTGGGAAGAATTTGAG ACTCTCCAACAGCAAGAATGCAAGCTCCTCTACAGCCGTAAAGAAGGCCAGCGCCAGGAGAATAAGAACAAGAACCGTTACAAAAATATCCTGCCCT TTGACCACACCAGAGTTGTTCTTCACGATGGCGATCCCAACGAGCCCGTGTCCGATTACATCAACGCCAATATTATCATG CCAGAGTTCGAGACCAAGTGCAACAACACCAAGCCCAAGAAGAGCTACATCGCCACCCAGGGCTGCCTCCAGAACACGGTGAACGACTTCTGGCGGATGGTGTTCCAGGAAAATTCCCGGGTCATCGTCATGACGACAAAAGAGGTTGAGAGAGGAAAG agcAAATGTGTGAAGTACTGGCCGGACGAGCATGCGCTCAAGGAATACGGAGTGATGCGCGTCCGGAACGTCAAGGAGAGCGCGGCCCACGACTACACGTTGCGGGAGCTCAAGCTCTCCAAGGTTGGACAG GGCAACACAGAGCGGACGGTGTGGCAGTACCATTTCCGAACCTGGCCCGACCACGGCGTTCCCAGCGATCCGGGCGGCGTTCTCGACTTCCTGGAAGAGGTTCATCACAAGCAAGAGGGCATTGCCGACGCCGGCCCCGTTGTGGTCCATTGCAG TGCCGGCATCGGACGCACGGGAACGTTCATTGTGATCGATATCCTCATCGACATCATCCGAGAGAAAG GCGTGGATTGCGACATCGACGTCCCCAAGACCATCCAAATGGTCCGCTCCCAACGCTCAGGGATGGTGCAGACGGAGGCCCAGTATCGGTTCATCTACATGGCGGTGCAGCACTACATCGAGACGTTACAGCGCCGGATCGAGGAAGAGCAG AAGAGCAAGCGGAAAGGGCACGAGTACACCAACATTAAGTACTCGCTCGCGGACCAGGCTGGCGGAGACCAGAGCCCCCTCCCGCCGTGTACGCCCACCCCGACCTGCCCGGA GATGAGAGAAGATAATGCCATGCGCGTCTACGAGAATGTTGGCCTGATGCAGCAGCAGAAGAGCTTCAGATGA
- the ptpn11 gene encoding tyrosine-protein phosphatase non-receptor type 11 isoform X1, whose protein sequence is MTSRRWFHPNITGVEAENLLLTRGVDGSFLARPSKSNPGDFTLSVRRNGAVTHIKIQNTGDYYDLYGGEKFATLAELVQYYMEHHGQLKEKNGDVIELKYPLNCADPTSERWFHGHLSGKEAEKLLTEKGKHGSFLVRESQSHPGDFVLSVRTGDDKGESNDGKSKVTHVMIRCQDMKYDVGGGEKFDSLTDLVEHYKKNPMVETLGTVLQLKQPLNTTRINAAEIESRVRELSKLAETTDKVKQGFWEEFETLQQQECKLLYSRKEGQRQENKNKNRYKNILPFDHTRVVLHDGDPNEPVSDYINANIIMATGPLDLPLRLQPEFETKCNNTKPKKSYIATQGCLQNTVNDFWRMVFQENSRVIVMTTKEVERGKSKCVKYWPDEHALKEYGVMRVRNVKESAAHDYTLRELKLSKVGQGNTERTVWQYHFRTWPDHGVPSDPGGVLDFLEEVHHKQEGIADAGPVVVHCSAGIGRTGTFIVIDILIDIIREKGVDCDIDVPKTIQMVRSQRSGMVQTEAQYRFIYMAVQHYIETLQRRIEEEQKSKRKGHEYTNIKYSLADQAGGDQSPLPPCTPTPTCPEMREDNAMRVYENVGLMQQQKSFR, encoded by the exons ATGACCTCCCGGAG GTGGTTCCACCCCAACATCACTGGTGTGGAAGCCGAGAACCTGCTCCTCACCCGAGGCGTGGATGGCAGCTTCCTGGCCCGACCCAGCAAAAGCAACCCGGGCGACTTCACCCTCTCGGTCCG GCGCAATGGGGCGGTCACCCACATCAAGATCCAAAACACGGGCGACTACTATGACCTCTACGGTGGAGAGAAGTTTGCCACCTTGGCCGAGCTGGTCCAATACTACATGGAACACCACGGGCAGCTCAAGGAGAAGAATGGCGATGTGATTGAGCTCAAGTACCCGCTCAACTGTGCCGACCCCACATCGGAAAG GTGGTTCCATGGTCATCTGTCTGGGAAAGAAGCCGAGAAGCTGTTGACGGAAAAAGGAAAACACGGTAGCTTTCTGGTCCGCGAGAGCCAGAGCCACCCTGGAGACTTTGTCCTGTCGGTCCGGACGGGAGATGACAAAGGGGAGAGCAACGACGGGAAGTCCAAAGTGACCCACGTCATGATCCGATGCCAG GATATGAAGTATGACGTTGGCGGCGGGGAGAAGTTTGACTCCTTGACCGACCTGGTTGAACATTACAAGAAGAACCCCATGGTGGAAACCCTGGGCACCGTCCTTCAGCTGAAGCAG CCCCTCAACACCACGCGCATTAATGCAGCGGAGATCGAGAGCCGGGTCCGGGAGCTGAGCAAGCTGGCGGAGACCACCGACAAAGTGAAGCAGGGCTTTTGGGAAGAATTTGAG ACTCTCCAACAGCAAGAATGCAAGCTCCTCTACAGCCGTAAAGAAGGCCAGCGCCAGGAGAATAAGAACAAGAACCGTTACAAAAATATCCTGCCCT TTGACCACACCAGAGTTGTTCTTCACGATGGCGATCCCAACGAGCCCGTGTCCGATTACATCAACGCCAATATTATCATG GCGACCGGGCCTCTTGATCTCCCTCTCCGCTTGCAGCCAGAGTTCGAGACCAAGTGCAACAACACCAAGCCCAAGAAGAGCTACATCGCCACCCAGGGCTGCCTCCAGAACACGGTGAACGACTTCTGGCGGATGGTGTTCCAGGAAAATTCCCGGGTCATCGTCATGACGACAAAAGAGGTTGAGAGAGGAAAG agcAAATGTGTGAAGTACTGGCCGGACGAGCATGCGCTCAAGGAATACGGAGTGATGCGCGTCCGGAACGTCAAGGAGAGCGCGGCCCACGACTACACGTTGCGGGAGCTCAAGCTCTCCAAGGTTGGACAG GGCAACACAGAGCGGACGGTGTGGCAGTACCATTTCCGAACCTGGCCCGACCACGGCGTTCCCAGCGATCCGGGCGGCGTTCTCGACTTCCTGGAAGAGGTTCATCACAAGCAAGAGGGCATTGCCGACGCCGGCCCCGTTGTGGTCCATTGCAG TGCCGGCATCGGACGCACGGGAACGTTCATTGTGATCGATATCCTCATCGACATCATCCGAGAGAAAG GCGTGGATTGCGACATCGACGTCCCCAAGACCATCCAAATGGTCCGCTCCCAACGCTCAGGGATGGTGCAGACGGAGGCCCAGTATCGGTTCATCTACATGGCGGTGCAGCACTACATCGAGACGTTACAGCGCCGGATCGAGGAAGAGCAG AAGAGCAAGCGGAAAGGGCACGAGTACACCAACATTAAGTACTCGCTCGCGGACCAGGCTGGCGGAGACCAGAGCCCCCTCCCGCCGTGTACGCCCACCCCGACCTGCCCGGA GATGAGAGAAGATAATGCCATGCGCGTCTACGAGAATGTTGGCCTGATGCAGCAGCAGAAGAGCTTCAGATGA